ATCAGCGCATCTCGAACCAAATTCGGCAACGGTCGCTCTCGCTTCGGAAGAACGGACTCGTTCATTGATAAGCCTGGATTTGAACTAGACGGTTGTCTAACCTCCACATCCGCGAATTTTCCCATACGCTGTTGTCAAAAATTATGTGCTAGACTTGACCGCAGGAGAAGATTCGTTTAACTCTTCTACAGCTAGCTTACCAAGGATCACGATGCCCGACACGGAAATCATCGTTACCAATGCCGGGGAGCCCTCCACCAAGGCGAGTCTCATCGTGGTATCCAATCGGTTGCCGTTTGTGCTTATCCGAGATCCGAAGACCGATGAGTTGGAACGCAGGGCCAGGTGggtacattaaaaaaaaaagacttaTATAATCCAGTTTAACAAATACGTGTTCtaaattaaacttttcaaaCGACAACGttttaaaggaaattaaaaacaagtgaaaagaaaacaaaatcgatGTATAAATCAGgttataaaaaccaaaagtgATCTCAATTTTAAACTATATACGTTTTTCGAAACCTAGTTTTTGGAGAAACATTTTCACTTAAGCGAAAATGTCTGGgtttaacaaaatattaagAATAGGTGGCCGCATTTTTTAATCTAATAAGTCTAAGCTAATAGTAATTTAAGAACATTTCAAACAAAGGAAAGTTTCGAATAGCCGTGTTCAAATAAATCGATCGAGTCGTAAGCTCATCGCTTATCAATTCTCCGGAATCGGGAAGCCAAAGCTTGACCAGGGCGAATTTCCACGTTCCCCGCATTCCCGAAAAACTCCAAGTAACCCAGTTCGATCCTCGAGCCCACAATTTGCATTAAAGATAAGCCCCGCCCGACCGACCAAAGGCCCCCCAATCCCAAATTCCCCAGCTCGTGAGGCTCGATTCAACTATGTGACATACCTATGTATATGCCAGTTCATCTTGATCCACGCTAGCATCTCAATCTTATCACTGCAAAACATACAGAGCGGGAGGGAGGCGAATCTAGTAGATGCGCGCTGAACCAAGCGATGTCTGGACTGCGAGTtagaaaacaaattcaataaTAATGGCGAGCGTTATCAGCGAGGCTCGTTACGCGTTTTTGACCCTTTCGAGTGTCTGGTAGAAGGGTCAATACTAGAGGCGTTATAACGAGGCTGTTGTCGCCCAGTGGAACCTGAACCTGACACTGAAATCTAGAGTCACGTGAATCCGATCGCATCGCGCTGGAGCTCTAGCTCCCCGACCTATGCCAGGAATGCGATTCATTTTGGGCCTCCGCTCTTCCAGCTTGTCTCCGGGATTGATGGCACGGCATGCGGATGGACCGAAGCCGGGTCCAGCTCTTGTTTACAATCGCTTGCTTAATGGGCATCTGCTTATCAGGCCCCGGGTGTCATGCACTCTGCACAAAATGGGCTGGGTCCACACCAACACATTGGTGGGTTCCGCTCCGTCCAGTCCAGTAGCTTTGGGGCACCTCATTACGTCTTTTATATGTAGGTTGAAGTATGAGATTAAGTCGTTACATCACATGGTTTTTCTTTATACAACCACTACACTATAGGTCATGAAATCTCATATCTGGCTAAACTAAGGAGTTTTATAGGAAAGCActgtatattaataatatatttttttgcctTCAGTGCCGGTGGCCTGGTGACTGCAGTGTGCCCGGTGGTGATCAAGGGCAGTGGTCTCTGGGTGGGCTGGTCGGGTATCCACTTGAAGGATCCTAACGAGGCCATTCCCGAGTCCAATCCCAACGATCAGACTCCGACTGCTGGCCTCAAGTCCGAGCAGGTGGTGTCCGTCAACATCGATTCGAAGATCTTCGATAGCTACTACAACGGATGCTGCAACAAGATCTTCTGGCCACTGTTCCACTCGATGCCGGGAAGAGCCAACTTCGGAGGCGAGCACTGGCACGACTATGTCACTGTCAACAAGCACTTCGCCGTGCGGACCATCGAGGCTCTGGAGAAGTGCCTGGCCAAAAACCAGGGCAGCGAGAAGAGTCCACCGATTGTCTGGATCCACGACTACCATCTCATGCTGGCCGCCAATTGGGTGCGCGAGCACGCCGAGGAGAAGAACCTGCCCTGCCGACTGGCTTTCTTCCTGCACATCCCATTCCCGCCATGGGACATCTTCCGCCTGCTGCCCTGGTCCGATGAGATCCTACAGGTGAGCATAACATTCACATTTTGCTCATCAAATAGAATATTGAGCAGCAAGGACAAGGTACCACCATTAACACCATATTCACTTATTTTTAGGGTATGTTGGGTTGTGACCTGGTAGGCTTCCATATTCAGGACTATTGCCTTAACTTTGTGGACTGCTGCCAGCGCAATCTCGGCTGCCGTGTGGACAGAAACAATCTGCTGGTGGAACATGGCGGGCGCACCGTTCGCGTCCGCCCGCTTCCCATTGGTATTCCCTACGAACGCTTCGTTAATTTGGCCACGACCGCGCCCAAGGTGCTAAAGACATCCAAGATGCAAATCATCCTGGGAGTGGACCGACTGGACTACACCAAGGGCCTCGTCCATCGCCTTATGGCTTTTGAGGCGCTGCTGCTGAAGTATCCGCAGCACAAGGAGAAGGTGAGCCTGCTGCAGATCTCGGTGCCGTCGCGAACCGATGTAAAAGAGTACCGGGAGCTGAAGGAGGAGGTGGACCAGCTGGTGGGCCGCATCAACGGACGCTTTACCACAGCCAACTGGGCGCCCATACGCTACATCTACGACTATGTCAGCCAAGACGAGTTGGCTGCTTTGTACAGGGATGCGGCTGTTTGCCTGGTAACTCCACTTCGCGATGGCATGAACCTGGTGGCCAAGGAGTTCGTGGCCTGCCAGATCAACGAGGTGCCCGGCGTGCTGGTCATCTCACCGTTCGCAGGAGCCGGCGAGATGATGCACGAGGCGCTGCTCTGCAATCCGTACGAGGTGAACGAGGCCGCCGAGGTGATCCACCGAGCACTGACCATGCCCGAGGATGAGCGCGTCCTACGTATGGCTCGGCTGCGCCGTCGTGAAGCCGAGTGCGATGTGAGCCACTGGATGCGTTGTTTCCTAAAGGCGGTGGGCGCTCTGGAGATGGATGATGTGGGCACCACCATTATGCAGCCAGTGTCCGTGGACGATTTCGATGACTACTTACTGAAGTGAGTAGACAATTGCATTACAATTATAGGAAACCCCTTAAATATTCTGGTTATCCATCCCACAGATACATCGGCTATAACCACAAGTTGGCTCTGCTGCTGGACTACGACGGAACCTTGGCGCCCATTGCTCCTCATCCTGATCTGGCCACGCTCTCGCCCGAAATTAAGAATGTACTATATAAGCTGTCCAATCACTCGGACGTCTACGTGGCCGTCATCTCGGGTCGCAACGTGGACAATGTCAAGAAGATGGTTGGCATCGAGGGCATAACCTATGCGGGCAATCACGGTCTAGAGATCCTTCATCCGGACGGCAGCAAGTTCGTACACCCCATGCCCATGGAGTACGAAAAGAAGGTCAGTGACCTGCTGAAGGCTCTGCAGGATTCCGTTTGCCGCGACGGCGCTTGGGTGGAGAATAAGGGGGCGTTGCTAACGTTCCACTACCGAGAGACGCCCAATCATCTGAGGGGAGCTATGGTTGACAAGGCGCGCTCCTTGATCGAGAAGTACGGCTTCAAGGCCACGGAGGCGCATTGCGCTCTGGAAGCTCGTCCGCCGGTGCAGTGGAATAAGGGTCGTGCCTCGATCTACATCCTGCGCACATCCTTCGGCGTGGACTGGAACGAACGCATCAAGATTATCTATGTGGGTGACGATCTAACAGACGAGGACGCCATGGTGGTATGTTATCTTTAAAGGATTCTTTTCAGCTGCCTGGGATTTACTTATTCCTATTATTTATCCGCACAGGCTCTGAAGGGTATGGCGCGAACTTTCCGTGTGACATCGTCGGATATTGTGAAGACCGCTGCGGATCATCGACTGCCCTCCACAGACTCCGTGTACACCCTGCTGAAATGGGTGGAACGACACTTCATGGGACGCAAGGCGCGCGCCAATTCGCTGACCTACAGGCCCACCAAGGGCGACGGTGTCCAGATGCAGATGTCCCTGGAGGTGGCCGCTTCAGCGAACAATCTGGAGGTGTGAGCCCAGATATCCATGCATTATCTATGCATGCCTCGTAACTCAGATAACTTTTAAGATTTTAAGAATAAAGAAAACGGATTTGTAGCTTAAAGAAATGTACaattgttttcggtttttttttggttacgCTATGGAACGTGCACTGTTTTCTTTACGAACTAATCACTAAACGAGGCGTCATAGATTGGACTAATTGTGGGAAAGAACCAACCACGAGATGATGAAGAAGAACAGAAAGATGGGGTACACGGCAAGCGGTTTTCGATGGGGAGGCTGGCTCTGACCCAGGAAAACAAAGGAAGCTAAAGGAACGCCAATTAGTGTTTGTTCTATTAAATGCAATTGATATTCGTACCGTAAGTGGCCCAGGCAAAGCCTATGGTGGTGG
The sequence above is a segment of the Drosophila melanogaster chromosome 2L genome. Coding sequences within it:
- the Tps1 gene encoding Trehalose-6-phosphate synthase 1, giving the protein MPDTEIIVTNAGEPSTKASLIVVSNRLPFVLIRDPKTDELERRASAGGLVTAVCPVVIKGSGLWVGWSGIHLKDPNEAIPESNPNDQTPTAGLKSEQVVSVNIDSKIFDSYYNGCCNKIFWPLFHSMPGRANFGGEHWHDYVTVNKHFAVRTIEALEKCLAKNQGSEKSPPIVWIHDYHLMLAANWVREHAEEKNLPCRLAFFLHIPFPPWDIFRLLPWSDEILQGMLGCDLVGFHIQDYCLNFVDCCQRNLGCRVDRNNLLVEHGGRTVRVRPLPIGIPYERFVNLATTAPKVLKTSKMQIILGVDRLDYTKGLVHRLMAFEALLLKYPQHKEKVSLLQISVPSRTDVKEYRELKEEVDQLVGRINGRFTTANWAPIRYIYDYVSQDELAALYRDAAVCLVTPLRDGMNLVAKEFVACQINEVPGVLVISPFAGAGEMMHEALLCNPYEVNEAAEVIHRALTMPEDERVLRMARLRRREAECDVSHWMRCFLKAVGALEMDDVGTTIMQPVSVDDFDDYLLKYIGYNHKLALLLDYDGTLAPIAPHPDLATLSPEIKNVLYKLSNHSDVYVAVISGRNVDNVKKMVGIEGITYAGNHGLEILHPDGSKFVHPMPMEYEKKVSDLLKALQDSVCRDGAWVENKGALLTFHYRETPNHLRGAMVDKARSLIEKYGFKATEAHCALEARPPVQWNKGRASIYILRTSFGVDWNERIKIIYVGDDLTDEDAMVALKGMARTFRVTSSDIVKTAADHRLPSTDSVYTLLKWVERHFMGRKARANSLTYRPTKGDGVQMQMSLEVAASANNLEV